A portion of the Prinia subflava isolate CZ2003 ecotype Zambia chromosome 35, Cam_Psub_1.2, whole genome shotgun sequence genome contains these proteins:
- the NPR1 gene encoding LOW QUALITY PROTEIN: atrial natriuretic peptide receptor 1 (The sequence of the model RefSeq protein was modified relative to this genomic sequence to represent the inferred CDS: inserted 1 base in 1 codon; deleted 1 base in 1 codon): MITALCVTSGGGERGLSPAAGVGHATLRPWAMPAVLAPLLAPLLAPLLALLPAAGTAPAPLTLAVVLPRHNLTYPWAWPRVGPAVRLAAAAVNSRPDLLPGFTVRWVFGSSEDRHGLCSDMAAPLVAVDLRLAHQPAAFLGPGCEYSAAPVARFCSHWQLPLVTAGAAAHAFDDKSEQYRSTTRAGPSHRKLGELGVQLHRRFNWTRRALVVYWDERVGDRPHYFAAEGLYVQLPTLRNLTVREVVVFGDGGDFSFIIQEIKAKGRIVYLCCAPDTLRALLLRAELEGLTGGDFAFFYIDPLGASLQGQHSPQPRRPWRRGDAHDARARRAFQAVTIITYKEPENAEYRRFLQRLKEEAREHFNFSMEDGLMNFIAAAFHDGVLLYAHALNETLERGGSVGDTAAITRQMWNRTFYGVTGFLRIDEQGDRESDFSLWDMDPERGDFQIVANYNGTTKKIEMVPGREIHWPGNAVPPDVPPCGFEGSDPQCRKASLSTLEVLSLVVSLILTAITATSFFIYRKLQLEKELAAELWRVRWEDVQMSSLEKHLRSAGSKLTLSLRGSNYGSLMTTEGQFQVYAKTAYYKGNLVAVKHVNRKRIELTRKVLFELKHMRDVQNEHLTRFVGACIDPPNICILTEYCPRGSLQDILENESITLDWMFRYSLTLDIVKGMQFLHSGAIVSHGNLKSSNCVVDSRFVLKITDYGLGSFRIAPDGDDSHALFAKKLWTAPELLRMEAPPARGTQKGDVYSFGIILQEIALRRGAFHVEGLELSPKEIIERVKSGERPSFRPSASVGGQLEELGQLMQLCWAEDALERPDFNHIKVQLRKFNRENSTNILDNLLSRMEQYANNLEELVEERTQAYLEEXRKAEALLYQILPHSVAEQLKRGESVQAEAFDSVTIYFSDIVGFTALSAQSTPMQVVTLLNDLYTCFDAIIDNFDVYKVETIGDAYMVVSGLPVRNGRRHAREVARMALALLEAVRSFRIRHRPRQQLELRIGLHTGPVCAGVVGLKMPRYCLFGDTVNTASRMESNGEPLKIHISEVTKAVLEEFGGFELELRGDVEMKGKGKLRTYWLLGERGGSTRG, from the exons ATGATCACGGCCCTTTGTGTCACCAGTGGGGGCGGCGAGCGAGGGCTCAGCCCCGCCGCGGGGGTGGGACACGCCACTCTCCGTCCGTGGGCGATGCCGGCGGTGCTGGCCCCGCTGCTGGCCCCGCTGCTGGCCCcgctgctggccctgctcccggccgccgggacagccccggccccgctcacccTCGCCGTGGTTCTGCCCCGCCACAACCTCACGTACCCGTGGGCTTGGCCGCGCGTGGGTCCCGCCGTTCGCTTGGCCGCCGCCGCCGTTAATTCCCGGCCGGATCTGCTGCCCGGTTTCACCGTGCGCTGGGTGTTCGGCAGCAGCGAGGATCGCCACGGGCTGTGCTCGGACATGGCCGCGCCGCTGGTGGCCGTGGACCTGCGGCTCGCCCACCAGCCCGCCGCCTTCCTGGGCCCCGGCTGCGAGTACTCGGCGGCGCCGGTGGCCCGGTTCTGTAGCCACTGGCAGCTGCCGCTGGTCAccgccggcgccgccgctcACGCCTTCGACGACAAGAGCGAGCAGTACCGCTCCACCACCCGCGCCGGCCCCAGCCACCGCaaactgggagaactgggagtGCAGCTGCACCGGCGCTTTAACTGGACGCGGCGGGCGCTGGTGGTGTACTGGGACGAGCGGGTGGGCGACCGGCCGCACTATTTCGCCGCCGAGGGTCTGTACGTGCAGCTGCCCACCCTGCGCAACCTCACGGTCAGGGAAGTGGTGGTGTTCGGGGACGGCGGAGATTTCTCCTTCATCATCCAGGAGATCAAGGCGAAGGGGCGCA TCGTGTACCTGTGCTGCGCCCCGGACACGCTGCgggcgctgctgctgcgggcGGAGCTCGAGGGGCTCACGGGGGGCGACTTCGCCTTCTTCTACATCGACCCGCTGGGGGCCAGCCTGCAGGGCCAGCACTCGCCACAGCCCCGCCGGCCCTGGCGCCGCGGGGACGCGCACGACgcgcgcgcccgccgcgccTTCCAG gCTGTCACCATCATCACCTACAAGGAGCCCGAGAACGCCGAGTACCGGCGCTTCCTGCAGCGCCTCAAGGAGGAGGCGCGGGAACATTTCAACTTCTCCATGGAGGACGGGCTG ATGAATTTCATCGCCGCCGCCTTCCACGACGGGGTCCTGCTCTACGCCCACGCCCTCAACGAGACCCTGGAGCGCGGCGGCTCCGTGGGCGACACCGCGGCCATCACCCGGCAGATGTGGAACCGCACCTTCTACG gtgTCACCGGCTTCCTCAGGATCGACGAGCAGGGGGACCGCGAGAGCGACTTCTCCCTGTGGGACATGGACCCCGAGCGGGGGGACTTCCAG ATCGTGGCCAACTACAACGGCACCACCAAGAAGATCGAGATGGTGCCGGGCCGAGAGATCCACTGGCCGGGGAACGCGGTCCCGCCCGATGTCCCCCCCTGCGGCTTCGAGGGCAGCGACCCCCAGTGCCGCAAAG CCTCGCTGTCCACGCTGGAGGTGCTGTCGCTCGTGGTCAGCCTGATCCTCACAGCCATCACCGCCACCTCCTTCTTCATCTACAG gaagctgcagctggagaaggagctggCGGCGGAGCTGTGGCGGGTGCGCTGGGAGGACGTGCAGATGAGCAGCCTGGAGAAACACCTGAGGAGCGCGGGCAGCAAACTCACCCTGTCCCTG AGGGGCTCCAACTACGGCTCCCTGATGACCACGGAGGGGCAGTTCCAGGTGTACGCCAAGACCGCCTACTACAAG ggTAACCTGGTGGCCGTCAAGCACGTGAACCGCAAGCGCATCGAGCTGACGCGCAAGGTCCTGTTCGAGCTCAAGCAC ATGCGGGACGTGCAGAACGAGCACCTGACGCGGTTCGTGGGCGCCTGCATCGACCCCCCCAACATCTGCATCCTGACCGAGTACTGCCCGCGGGGGAGCCTGCAG GACATCCTGGAGAACGAGAGCATCACGCTGGACTGGATGTTCCGCTACTCCCTCACCCTCGACATCGTCAAG GGGATGCAGTTCCTGCACAGCGGCGCCATCGTCTCGCACGGGAACCTCAAATCCTCCAACTGCGTGGTGGATTCGCGCTTCGTGCTCAAAATCACCGACTACGGCCTGGGCAGCTTCAGGATCGCCCCCGACGGCGACGACAGCCACGCGCTCTTCGCCA AGAAGCTCTGGACGGCGCCGGAGCTGCTGCGGATGGAGGCGCCGCCGGCGCGGGGGACGCAGAAGGGCGACGTTTACAGCTTCGGCATCATCCTGCAGGAGATCGCGCTGCGCCGCGGCGCCTTCCAcgtggaggggctggagctcagccccaaAG AGATCATCGAGCGGGTGAAGAGCGGCGAGCGGCCGAGCTTCCGGCCCTCGGCCAGCGTGGGcgggcagctggaggagctggggcagctgatgcagctctgctgggccgAGGACGCCCTGGAGCGCCCCGACTTCAACCACATCAAGGTCCAGCTCCGCAAGTTCAACAG GGAGAACTCCACCAACATCCTGGACAACCTCCTGTCGCGCATGGAGCAATACGCCAACaacctggaggagctggtggaggAGCGCACCCAGGCGTACCTGGAGG AGCGCAAGGCGGAGGCGCTGCTCTACCAGATCCTGCCCCA ctcGGTGGCGGAGCAGCTCAAGCGGGGGGAGTCGGTGCAGGCCGAGGCGTTCGACAGTGTCACCATCTACTTCAGTGACATCGTGGGGTTCACGGCGCTGTCGGCGCAGAGCACCCCCATGCAGGTGGTGACGCTGCTCAACGACCTCTACACCTGCTTCGACGCCATCATCGACAACTTCGACGTCTACAAG GTGGAGACCATCGGGGACGCCTACATGGTGGTGTCGGGGCTGCCGGTGCGGAACGGGCGGCGCCACGCGCGGGAGGTGGCGCGGATGGCGCTGGCGCTGCTCGAGGCCGTGCGCTCGTTCCGCATCCGGCACCGGCCccggcagcagctggagctgcgcATCGGCCTCCACACCG gcccGGTGTGCGCGGGCGTGGTGGGGCTGAAGATGCCGCGG TACTGCCTGTTCGGGGACACCGTGAACACGGCCTCGCGCATGGAGTCCAACGGAGAGC ccctgAAGATTCACATCTCAGAGGTCACCAAGGCCGTGCTGGAGGAATTCGGGGGCTTCGAGCTGGAGCTGCGGGGAGACGTCGAGATGAAG GGCAAGGGGAAGCTCCGCACGTACTGGCTGCTGGGGGAGCGGGGGGGCAGCACCCGGGGGTGA